Sequence from the Borrelia maritima genome:
TTCAGTGCCAGCTTTTTATCTCTACAAGAACGGTTGTCCACCAGAGAATAATCCCGCAAGCTTTACTTCAGGCAATTCTTACTTTAGTTTTTATTTCTTTATAAGAATACGCCTTAAGATTTAGAGTTGCATTTATATCTCTATCATACAAAGTGCTACAACTACTGCAAATCCTCAATAGTATAACTTAATTTTAGAGTCATATTTTAATACCGCAATTACTACATAGTGCACTTTATGGAGAATATCTATCTACTTATTCAAAGAAGATTCGTGCCACTCGATTTATACGATAATCGTCCCCCAAATTCATAACCTCCTCAATCATTAATGTTTTTCCAAACATTCCTTTCTGAATGTCTTTAATTACTACGGTCTCTATTGTTATGTTTTTATAATTATTATCCACAAAGTAAAAAAGCAATTTATCAAAAAGACTTTTCTTTGATTTGAAATTTTCTTATGCAACTTGGCAACTCTTAATCTAGATTTATCCCTATTAATAAGCCCTCTTTTTGTTTTTTAAATAGTTTCCTTTGATATTTTTTAAGCCTGTTCTCCTTTGTTTAATTTCTCTGAAAAAATTTATTATATGTAGAGTTTAATTCAAGTTGAAAATTACAAAGAGTTAAACTATCAATTCCCCTAAAAATGAAAATTCTACTTTTATGCTTACTTGGATTAAGAATGAGGCTTTTCTTATTTTTTTCATAATAATCCCTCTCATCACTTAACATTTTGTTATACAAAAATCTTACAAATCCAAATACTTTTGAAAAATTTCTTTCGATTGGCGCTAGAATATATTCTGCGCTTATAAGCTTGATTGGCGCCCATATTCATACTATTTTTAGTATCTCATACTCAATCATATGTGACACATGAGCTAACTTTTAATAATAAACCCTATTAATATCATTAAAAAACATGCTCCAGAACCAAAATAAGCCTATTTGTTAACAAAATCATCTTATTAACCCAAATTTCATAGAAATTATAGCTCAAGTATTCTTTGAAAGTTTTTGAAAAATTACACTAATATTTATTGATAATATAAATTATAAAATTTATTGGGAGGGAATATCAATATGAAAAAAATTTTAACATTGATATTAATTTTTAGCTTAACAATACAAATCTTTGCAACATAAGATAAGCTTGAAAAAAGTGTTGGGAATATTGAAACTATTATGAAATATCAAAGCGAACAAGCAACTATACTAGCACCATTCCTTTTGAATTTATTTTTGACTTTAGGAATAGGATCCTTTGTCCAAGGAGATTATATTGGTGGTGGCGCAGTGCTTGGAACTCAGTTATTAGGAGGAATACTTTGTATAGCTGGAAATATTCTTGGCCATACAGATGATGAAGCAAAAGCAACAATCGGGCACATAATAACAACGATAGGAGTAGGCACGATTATAGCATCCCACATAACATCACTTATTATTACATTTACAAATAAACATAATACAAATCTTAAAAAAAGACTCGGAATTGATATTGCGGGCTTTGAACCTAATTTTGAGATTGGAATAAACGGATTCCAACTGTCGTTTTAAAAAAACTACTAAATAAAACCTAATACTAGAGCTTAAAGAAATTCTCTCTCTTATACAAGAAGATCTTTAAGGCCTACAATTGTAAATGGCTCAATTTAAAATTAAAATCAACTTATCTTTATATAAAATTAGAATTTACCTAATTCTTAGAACATACACCACTATTTCTAAATCTTAAGCTCTAAAGAGCACAAAAAAGCTGTACTATTGGTTAAATAGAAAATACGCAATTAAAAATGTTTGGGGTAAACAAAGCTGCTGAAGTGTGTTCACAGTATGACTCGATATAAAAAAATCACGTCAAAAAATTAAAAAATAAATTGGCCCATTTAAAAGACATAAACACTTTAAAATTGTTTAAGTTATATTTTAAATTATATAATTATATTAAATAACACCTTTTTAAAAGATATATACCCCCCGATTTTTTGATTTTTACTAATATCGTTCTTTGCTTTTAACAATGTCTTTTATTTGATCTTAATTAATACATATTTTCCAACTAAAGAAAAGATTCTTAACTTTTATAATCATTATTAATAGATATAAAATATCATGTTCAATATTATATTAAAGCATATAACTAACATTTACATTTTTATATAAGCAACTCTAATAAGGCCAAATAGTCAATACAATATATTTGAGCTTCAGAATTATTTTAATTATTTTTTTGTAAATTTGCTGCAAGCCCTGCACATTAAATGATCCTTAATCAACACTGTTTGTAAAAAATTAAGTTGTAACAAGGCAAGTTGTTTTACTTTCAATAAGCGTAAAAATTGAAAATTGAGTAAGTTCAATATCTAAATTATGCTTATCAATACTATTGTCAAATTAAATTACTATTTAATTAAAATTTAAATATTTATACCCATATCCTTAAAATTTTTGACAATGTTATTTAATTTTTTTAAAAACTTATCTGGACTTTTAAAAATTTACCTCCCTTTTATTGAATTTTCAAAATCTAAATTTAGATTATTATTAATAAACAAATTTTTCTCATATTTTTATTCTTTAATTTAGTATATGTGTAAAAAATATCAAAAACTATTTTTATTGCCTTTTAAACAAAAAATTTTTGTAAAAGCTCAGGGCTTATATAGGTTCTTTGGTCATAGAACTAATATAAGCCCTGCTTGCCTCTCATAAAATGATCAAAAATAAATAGGTAGTTAATATGAAAATATTTTTCTACACTAATTGTAGTATAGCTCAAATTAGAATTAAAATCAATTTGTCTTCATGCTAAATTGTAATCTTCCTAATTATAGACATTACAACAAATTATTAATTTTTATGATTTTTTTATAAAAGTATTTGCTTTTATTTAAATACTGTGCTATAAATGTATTTATAAAAATCAAAATAACTAGGAGTAATAATATGCAAAATACATTTATCAACCACAAAAACACATCCAGCCAGAATAAATTACAACGTAAGTTAATAGTTTTTATCTCAACGCTAAAATATATAAACAGTAAATATAAAAAATATACCCAAAGTAATATACTTTACTACTTTAATGAAAATTTAAAAAGAAATGGACAACCAACTGTTAAACTAAAAACAATGCAAAATTATCTTTATAAATTAGAAAAAGAAATAAAAGTAACAACCAACTACCATAAACATTTGGGAATAAATTTAGGAACTGAAATTTATTACAAACTTAATTATCAAAAAAAAGAATGCTACCTTAAAATCAATCAACACTTTAAAGAAAAAAAAGATATAAGATTCCAAACAAGAGTCAACAAATACCTTAAAGACAAATTTACTAAAGAGGGGAA
This genomic interval carries:
- a CDS encoding P13 family porin, producing MKYQSEQATILAPFLLNLFLTLGIGSFVQGDYIGGGAVLGTQLLGGILCIAGNILGHTDDEAKATIGHIITTIGVGTIIASHITSLIITFTNKHNTNLKKRLGIDIAGFEPNFEIGINGFQLSF